The following coding sequences are from one Nonlabens arenilitoris window:
- a CDS encoding peptide chain release factor 3: MNKKQFEKEVARRRTFGIISHPDAGKTTLTEKLLLYGGAIQEAGAVKNNKIKKGATSDFMEIERQRGISVATSVLAFEYKNIKINILDTPGHKDFAEDTFRTLTAVDSVIVVIDVAKGVEEQTEKLVEVCRMRNIPMIVFINKMDREGKDAFDLMDEIEQKLGLRVTPLSFPIGMGYDLKGIYNIHKQNINLFTGASSKDIHSTTAIENLDDQLLDQLVGDKAAGILRDELELVTGIYPDFDREEYLAGDLQPVFFGSALHNFGVKELLDGFIEIAPAPRPKKAEERLVQPNESDFSGFVFKIHANMDPKHRDRLAFIKIVSGVFERNKAYKHIRLDKNLKFSSPNAFFAEKKEIVDESFPGDIVGLHDTGNFKIGDTLTSGETLHYKGIPSFSPEHFRYINNSDPMKSKQLAKGIDQLMDEGVAQLFTLELNGRKIIGTVGALQFEVIQYRLEHEYGASCSYENLNVYKACWIETKDVNSAEFKDFKRVKAKFLAHDKRDQLVFLADSSFSLQMTQQKYPSIKFHFVSEFEPMEA; the protein is encoded by the coding sequence ATGAATAAAAAACAATTTGAGAAAGAGGTCGCTAGACGCAGGACCTTTGGTATTATATCTCACCCAGATGCTGGAAAAACGACCTTAACTGAAAAACTGTTGTTATATGGTGGTGCCATACAGGAAGCTGGTGCCGTGAAAAACAATAAAATTAAGAAAGGTGCTACTAGTGATTTTATGGAGATTGAGAGACAGAGAGGTATATCTGTTGCAACATCTGTACTAGCTTTTGAATATAAAAATATTAAAATCAACATTTTAGACACACCTGGTCACAAAGATTTTGCTGAAGACACTTTTAGAACGCTAACCGCTGTAGATAGTGTCATTGTAGTAATAGATGTAGCAAAAGGTGTAGAGGAGCAAACTGAGAAACTAGTCGAAGTTTGTAGAATGCGTAATATACCAATGATTGTTTTTATAAATAAAATGGATCGTGAAGGTAAAGACGCTTTTGACTTAATGGATGAAATCGAACAAAAGTTAGGTTTGAGAGTTACCCCATTAAGTTTCCCTATAGGAATGGGTTATGATTTGAAAGGGATCTATAACATTCATAAACAAAACATTAATCTATTCACTGGTGCATCTTCTAAAGACATACACAGTACTACTGCTATTGAGAACTTAGACGACCAGTTACTGGATCAACTGGTAGGTGATAAAGCCGCTGGAATTTTAAGAGATGAGCTAGAGCTAGTTACTGGGATTTATCCGGATTTTGACAGAGAAGAGTATCTAGCTGGAGATCTACAACCGGTCTTTTTTGGTAGTGCTTTACATAATTTTGGTGTTAAGGAATTACTTGATGGATTTATAGAGATTGCTCCTGCTCCAAGACCTAAAAAGGCAGAAGAACGCTTAGTACAACCTAACGAATCTGATTTTAGCGGTTTTGTTTTTAAAATACATGCTAATATGGATCCAAAGCACAGAGATCGTCTAGCTTTTATTAAAATAGTAAGTGGTGTATTTGAGAGAAACAAGGCCTATAAACACATAAGACTAGATAAGAACCTTAAATTCTCTAGCCCTAATGCTTTTTTTGCAGAGAAAAAAGAAATTGTAGATGAGTCTTTCCCTGGTGACATAGTAGGGCTGCATGATACTGGTAATTTTAAAATAGGTGACACGTTAACGTCTGGTGAAACGTTACATTATAAAGGAATACCATCCTTTTCTCCAGAACACTTTAGATACATTAATAATTCTGACCCGATGAAGTCTAAACAGCTTGCAAAAGGTATCGATCAATTAATGGATGAAGGTGTTGCACAACTTTTTACTCTAGAGCTAAATGGCCGAAAAATAATAGGTACTGTAGGCGCACTGCAATTTGAGGTTATACAATACCGTCTAGAACACGAATACGGCGCATCCTGTAGCTATGAAAACTTAAATGTATACAAGGCCTGCTGGATAGAAACTAAGGACGTTAACAGCGCTGAATTTAAAGATTTCAAAAGAGTAAAGGCTAAGTTTCTTGCTCATGATAAGCGAGATCAACTAGTTTTTCTAGCAGATTCTTCTTTCTCGTTACAAATGACACAACAAAAATATCCTAGCATTAAATTTCATTTTGTATCTGAGTTTGAACCTATGGAAGCATAG
- a CDS encoding OmpA family protein, producing the protein MKNILITLVCLVSLISYGQVKDVKKANKEFEKFAFIDAQQIYLKVVEKGYKNVEILSKLGDTYYFNDELTESYKWYKELFDLNSESLAPEYYFRYAQSLKAVKRYAEADELMAKFNSYKGFDSRSKSYSEQPDYLQIIDFQSGRFEVENTVAINSSTADFGPSYYGGANQVVYATARDTNSFVKRTHSWNDQAFLQLYVADADETGKLSNEKRLSKVLNTRYHESTPTFTSDGNTVYFTRNNYNAGVYRQDIDGINKLKIYKSTKKGKSWTAPVELPFNNDEYSVAHPALSPDGKYLYFASDMPGSIGYDSNDEFTKSDLWVAAINEDGSFGEIRNLTEINTEGRESFPFVSKKGILYFASTGHQGLGGLDIFASSINPDGTLSLPINIGKPANTEDDDFAFIINDDTNMGYFSSNRPGGQGDDDIYRFVQLEDLKDSCEIILTGTVTDEKTGLPMDKATVMVMDANNNKVDQLITKANGKYVFKLECGKQYFVRTEKEDYSSDEDLFTTPTQSDFLDVPLAMVNEKIPVVDCDDIAPLLNIKDIYFDFDRFNIRPDAALELSKILAFMELYPQTSVEIRSHTDSRAPDAYNDVLSEKRAQSTRKWLIEKGINASRLTAKGYGERQLVNNCSNGVDCTPEEHQLNRRSEFIVTGLGQYSDCD; encoded by the coding sequence ATGAAAAATATACTAATTACTCTTGTTTGCCTTGTCTCTTTAATAAGTTATGGACAAGTAAAAGATGTAAAAAAGGCAAATAAAGAATTTGAAAAATTTGCATTTATTGATGCACAACAGATTTACCTAAAAGTCGTAGAAAAGGGCTATAAAAATGTTGAAATTCTATCTAAGTTAGGTGATACCTACTACTTTAATGATGAACTTACTGAGTCTTATAAATGGTATAAGGAGTTATTTGATTTAAACTCAGAATCGCTAGCTCCAGAGTATTATTTTAGATATGCGCAATCACTTAAAGCTGTGAAACGATATGCCGAAGCTGACGAATTAATGGCTAAATTTAATTCATATAAAGGATTTGATTCCCGTTCAAAATCTTATAGTGAGCAACCAGATTACCTACAAATTATTGACTTTCAATCTGGTCGATTTGAAGTAGAAAATACTGTGGCTATTAACTCAAGTACTGCAGATTTTGGACCATCTTATTATGGTGGTGCAAATCAGGTGGTATATGCAACAGCTAGAGATACAAATTCATTTGTTAAAAGGACACACAGTTGGAATGATCAGGCATTTTTACAATTATATGTTGCAGATGCAGATGAGACTGGAAAACTTTCTAATGAAAAAAGGTTATCTAAAGTTTTAAATACTAGGTATCACGAGAGTACTCCTACATTTACTAGTGATGGGAATACAGTTTATTTTACCAGAAATAATTATAATGCAGGTGTTTACAGACAAGATATAGATGGTATAAATAAGTTAAAGATTTATAAATCAACAAAAAAAGGTAAATCATGGACTGCTCCAGTAGAATTACCTTTTAATAATGATGAATACTCTGTTGCCCATCCTGCTTTGTCTCCTGACGGCAAATACCTTTATTTTGCTAGTGATATGCCAGGTAGTATAGGTTATGATAGTAATGATGAGTTTACAAAATCAGATCTTTGGGTAGCTGCTATAAATGAGGATGGTAGCTTCGGAGAAATAAGAAACCTTACAGAGATTAATACTGAAGGTAGAGAGTCATTTCCGTTCGTATCTAAAAAAGGAATTTTATATTTTGCATCTACAGGTCATCAAGGCCTTGGTGGTCTAGATATATTTGCAAGTTCTATAAATCCTGATGGAACTTTAAGTTTACCTATTAATATTGGTAAACCTGCAAACACAGAAGACGATGATTTTGCGTTTATCATAAACGATGATACTAATATGGGATACTTTTCTTCTAACAGGCCAGGTGGTCAAGGAGATGATGATATCTATCGATTTGTTCAGCTAGAAGATCTTAAAGACTCTTGTGAAATTATATTAACAGGTACTGTTACTGATGAGAAAACAGGCCTGCCTATGGATAAGGCTACTGTTATGGTGATGGATGCAAATAATAATAAAGTAGATCAATTAATAACCAAAGCAAATGGTAAATACGTTTTCAAATTAGAATGTGGTAAACAATATTTTGTGAGAACCGAAAAGGAGGACTATTCATCAGATGAGGATCTTTTTACAACTCCTACACAAAGTGATTTCTTAGATGTTCCACTAGCTATGGTAAATGAGAAAATCCCTGTTGTAGATTGTGATGACATTGCCCCATTGCTTAATATTAAAGATATTTACTTTGACTTTGATAGGTTCAATATTAGGCCAGATGCGGCACTAGAACTATCTAAGATATTAGCCTTTATGGAACTGTATCCTCAGACCTCTGTAGAGATAAGATCTCACACAGATAGTAGAGCTCCTGATGCTTATAATGATGTGCTGTCAGAGAAAAGAGCACAAAGTACTAGAAAATGGTTGATAGAAAAAGGTATCAACGCTTCTAGACTTACGGCAAAAGGTTATGGTGAACGACAGTTAGTTAATAACTGTTCTAATGGAGTAGATTGTACACCAGAAGAACACCAGTTAAATAGAAGATCTGAATTTATAGTGACAGGTCTAGGTCAATACAGTGATTGTGACTAG
- a CDS encoding PorP/SprF family type IX secretion system membrane protein, whose product MNKLLTIILLFAFAKAVTAQQDPQYTQYMYNPITINPAYAGNRGVMSIVGLHRSQWVGLDGAPRTQSLSLHTPIENSRVGLGLSVVNDEIGPSDETYIAADFSYTLPVGDEARLSFGLKGGVHLLNVDFTKLNIFNTSDPRLQENIDNKLSPTVGLGLYYHTDRFYVGLSTPNVLQTNHFDDSNDTSATTFIAEERIHYFATAGYVFDLNDDIKFKPATLVKMVNGSPLQVDLTANFLFNEKLTLGAAYRWSAAISGLVGFQLSDQMMIGFAYDRETTELGNALYNDGSYELFVRFELFNSYDRIITPRFF is encoded by the coding sequence ATGAATAAATTATTAACGATTATATTATTGTTTGCTTTCGCGAAAGCGGTTACAGCACAACAGGATCCACAATACACACAGTACATGTATAATCCAATAACGATAAATCCGGCCTATGCAGGAAATCGTGGAGTGATGAGTATTGTCGGTCTTCATAGAAGTCAATGGGTAGGATTAGATGGCGCACCACGCACTCAAAGTTTGTCATTACATACACCTATAGAGAACAGTCGAGTAGGTTTGGGATTAAGTGTAGTAAATGATGAGATAGGACCTAGTGATGAGACTTATATAGCTGCCGACTTTAGTTATACTTTACCAGTAGGAGATGAGGCTCGATTAAGTTTTGGATTAAAAGGAGGAGTTCATTTATTAAATGTTGATTTTACAAAGCTGAATATCTTTAATACATCAGATCCTAGGTTGCAGGAAAATATTGATAATAAGTTATCACCTACAGTGGGACTGGGATTGTATTATCATACAGATCGTTTTTATGTAGGATTGAGTACGCCTAATGTGTTACAGACAAATCACTTTGATGATAGTAATGATACTAGTGCAACTACATTCATTGCAGAAGAGCGCATACATTATTTTGCAACCGCAGGATATGTATTTGATTTAAATGACGATATTAAGTTTAAACCAGCAACCTTAGTTAAGATGGTAAATGGATCACCGTTACAGGTGGACTTAACGGCAAACTTTTTATTCAATGAGAAATTGACTTTAGGAGCAGCCTATCGCTGGAGTGCTGCGATAAGTGGACTGGTAGGATTTCAATTAAGTGATCAAATGATGATAGGATTTGCATATGATCGTGAAACGACAGAACTGGGTAATGCCCTATACAATGATGGAAGTTATGAACTCTTTGTGAGGTTTGAACTTTTCAATAGCTACGATAGAATAATAACGCCTCGATTCTTTTAA